CAGAAATTCCCCGAGACGCTCCAGGTCCCCGTCCAGGGCGACGGCGTCGCCGCATATCAGATCGATGTCGTATTCCTCCGACAGCGCGGCCACCGCCGGTGCCAGTATGTGTCCGTCCTTGCTGCCGATTCCAATACCTGCGATCCTTAGCATGACTATCGGTTGGAATATAGTTCCAACACGATATTTTAATTATTGGATTATATATCCAACATAATATGCAGATGCGCATCGTCATACTATCGCTCCAGACGGCGGACGCCAAGACCATGGCCGGACCCGCCGAAAAACTCAGGGAACTCGGAATAGAACCCGACGTATATGCCATAAACTCGGACGATGCGGACGACGACATCCTAGTCTACCAGGAACTGGTGAGGCGTACCCGCCTCGCGGACCTCGTTTATCTGCGCTGCATGTCCGACACCAACCGTTTCAAGAGGTACGACAAGTATGAGAAGGTCCTGGAGGAATGCAAAGGATACGTCCTCATCTTCAGCGGGAACGCCGAGGTCACGATGATGAAGAGGGCCCTCTTCAAAGGGTCCGACGAGGAGTTCGCACAGGTATCCCGCTACGCCGCATCACGCGGACCCGAGAACGACCTCGGGATGATGAAGTGGTTCGCCCACCGTCTGGGTCTTTCCGATGCCGATCCGCCCGAACCGGTGGAGCAGAGGCGCGAGGGATATTACCACAAGGGCATGGACAGGGACATCTCCCGCGACGACTACCTGAAGACCCTCGATCCGGAGAAGATGACCGTGGGCATCCTGTTCGCCAGCAGCCTGTGGATATACGACAACCTGGAGGCCGTGGACGCCCTCGTCGAGGCCATCGAGAGAAGGGGGATGAACGCCCTCCCCGTGTTCTATTCCGCCACCTCCTACAAAAGGGACGGCGAACCCGGGACCAAGGAGACCTTCGAGACCTACTTCACGGACAAGGGGAAGGCCATCCCGGACGTGGTCATCGTCCATACGTCCTTCTCCGTGATGTACAACTCCCGTGACGACATGGGGGTGAGGATCTCCGATGCCGACAACTACTATCACACCCTCCTCGACGTCCCCATGCTGCACAGCATGAGCATCACCGGGGATTATGCGGATTTCGAGCAGGACAAGATCGGTCTCAACAAACACGAGATCTCCTCCTCCGTGGCATTCCCGGAGATAGACGGGGACATCATAACCGTCCCCATCGCCTACACGCCGAAGAAAAGCGGTATGAAGAAGGCCGTCCCCATCCCCGACAGGATAGAGAGGCTGGTGGACCTCGCCTACAACTGGGCCAAGTTGAGATACATACCGGCATCGGAGAGGAGGGTCGCCATACTCCTGTGGCAGTCCCGTCCCAATTCCGGCGTCATCGGCAACGCCGCCGGCCTCGACTCGGTGGAGAGCATATCCGACCTCCTGAGACGGATGTCCGAATGCGGATACACCGTGGACAACGTCCCGGAGAACGGAAGACAGCTGGTGGAAGAGATCCTGGACGGGGTCACCAACGACCTCGACAGCATGTCCTCGGGGACCATGAGGGAGAAGGCCGTCGCCCTCGTACCGGAGAAGGATTATGAGAAGGACTTCCGCAAAATACCCGAATGGGACCAGGAGATGATGAGGAAGGACTGGGGGGATCCCCCCGGAGAGATATGCGTCGACGGCAGGGACGTCGTCATCCCCGGGATCCTGAAGGGAAACGTCTTCATCGGATACCAACCGCTGAGAGGGACGGCGGAGAAGATGGAGCAGGACATCCACGACCCGACCCTCTTCGCCCAACACCAATATCTGGCATATTACAGGTGGATAAGGGACTCCTTCAAGGCGGACATGGTGATCCATGTGGGCACCCACGGGACCATAGAATGGCTGCCGGGGAAGAACGTGGGCATGTCCCAGAAGTGCGATCCCGACGTGGTCCTGGGAGGTCTCCCCAACATATATCCTTACATCGTCGACGACCCGGGGGAGGGGACCCAGTGCAAGAGGAGGATCGAGAGCGTCCTGATCGGACACATGCCCCCGTCCATGGCACGGGCCGGACAGTACGAGGAGATAGAGGAGGTGGAGGTACCCCTGCAGGAGTACTTCAAGCAGAAGAACTCCCCCGACGCAGAGCGCGTATCCGTACTGGTACGGGAGGTCTACGAGGCCGCAAAAGGACACAAGATGCTCAACGACCTCGGGATCACCGAGGAGAACGACCCCGGACCGGAGGGCTTCCTCCCCTACATAGTGCCCCTGCACGAATACCTCTCGGAGGTCAAGGACGCCCTCGTGAGGTCGGACCTGCACATCCTGGGACGCGTCCCGAAGGACACCCATTTCGACGAGACTGTCTACTCCCTCATGAGATTGGACAACGGAGGGGTCCGCAGTCTGAGGGACGCCTTCGCAGAGAACGAGGGCGTGGATATCCAGAAGGCGATCGGCGACCCCGCGGGA
The nucleotide sequence above comes from Candidatus Methanomethylophilus alvi Mx1201. Encoded proteins:
- the cobN gene encoding cobaltochelatase subunit CobN, with the translated sequence MQMRIVILSLQTADAKTMAGPAEKLRELGIEPDVYAINSDDADDDILVYQELVRRTRLADLVYLRCMSDTNRFKRYDKYEKVLEECKGYVLIFSGNAEVTMMKRALFKGSDEEFAQVSRYAASRGPENDLGMMKWFAHRLGLSDADPPEPVEQRREGYYHKGMDRDISRDDYLKTLDPEKMTVGILFASSLWIYDNLEAVDALVEAIERRGMNALPVFYSATSYKRDGEPGTKETFETYFTDKGKAIPDVVIVHTSFSVMYNSRDDMGVRISDADNYYHTLLDVPMLHSMSITGDYADFEQDKIGLNKHEISSSVAFPEIDGDIITVPIAYTPKKSGMKKAVPIPDRIERLVDLAYNWAKLRYIPASERRVAILLWQSRPNSGVIGNAAGLDSVESISDLLRRMSECGYTVDNVPENGRQLVEEILDGVTNDLDSMSSGTMREKAVALVPEKDYEKDFRKIPEWDQEMMRKDWGDPPGEICVDGRDVVIPGILKGNVFIGYQPLRGTAEKMEQDIHDPTLFAQHQYLAYYRWIRDSFKADMVIHVGTHGTIEWLPGKNVGMSQKCDPDVVLGGLPNIYPYIVDDPGEGTQCKRRIESVLIGHMPPSMARAGQYEEIEEVEVPLQEYFKQKNSPDAERVSVLVREVYEAAKGHKMLNDLGITEENDPGPEGFLPYIVPLHEYLSEVKDALVRSDLHILGRVPKDTHFDETVYSLMRLDNGGVRSLRDAFAENEGVDIQKAIGDPAGSLPSGELNSEAVDRVDAELQDFLAWARGTGYDVPACLKKIEEAHGRVSEDLRTSVEYMCQTVVPNVRRMSDEIENIMHGMEGGYVLPGPSGAPTRGNADILPMGRNYYSLDPDTVPSKAAWEIGRKMADQMIEKYTAEKGEFPREVGFIIWATDTMKTGGDDVAYILWLLGVRPVWSKAGGQVVDLEVVPLSELKRPRVDVSVNITGLFRDTFPNLIDMIDDAVKLVASLDEGDEDNALAANLRKDIVEGIAEGLTPDEARRRNSVRIFGAPPGGYGTGVNKAIEAGSWKTVQDLADVYIDWCSNGYEKGNYGQKMRDEFVRRFSKVGVTVKNMPDREIDLLDCDDVYEYLGGMNAFVRAYGRKDAMTFMGDGSDPKRTKIRDTKDELRFTFRSKVLNPKFINGLKEHGYRGAAEMANLTEYTMAWGATSDVAEDWMYEGLADKFLFDKDTQEWMQDVNPYAMMNILNRLQEAIERGLWKADDEYREKIKDLFIKTEERIEEITDR